In Telopea speciosissima isolate NSW1024214 ecotype Mountain lineage chromosome 10, Tspe_v1, whole genome shotgun sequence, the DNA window GTCTACATAAGAGTGAAGTACTGTTACTGCTTTGTCACGGGACTATGCAGTTTGTACCATGAAAAATGCCCTTCTAACTAGAGCTGAGTGTTGGACCCATTTTAAGTCGGCCAGCAAAACTGCtactcatcaagttaatgatcgtagtttaacgccttcgggcGATAGTGATGTCCTCAATCAGTGTCTGCCCTTATTCCATCGGAGGAATACAGAAAACTTTCTTCGGAGATTCTACCACTTTGCAGGCtggcaatgtaaaagaagtattctcttttaaaattggtggtagcatcaaaaggattttcccataaacttggaggaatctgctccttagggactccgttaacctcacacaaatgattccttatcttctcccaatcatcatttctgtatcctctattaaagaaatccaccaaattgaATGCTGTATCAAAATGAAAGGTGCAGTGAGGTTGACGCATGATCAGATTCGCATTTGGTTCTTCTCGCGACTCCTGTATCCAATAAGGCTtatggagggtatagaggacattTTATTTTGCACAACTGAATAATTGCTCGAGCCATTGAGTCTGTGTCTGAAaccgaagaagaaatttcattgtgtttgaccGAGGAGGAACAACTTCTGGATGCAATTCGTCCTGGCTCATATAGGTCAACAATTCTGGAACACGAAAGTTGAATGCTACCACGTACCTTTCGCAAAggtacaaaaggaaacaaagggcttcagtagacaattggtagaggtctcttatcccgaagatattgaagaaaggataatctggatggACAGGAAGTCCTCGGAGGTCGTCATTCCCACGGTAGAggagagtaatttcatgaaacaaatccaggcaatcttcactccttgattgtaagacctgatgcatgatctgttcttggagatggaaaggtaAAAGGTCAATCCAATACTGCAATCCTGCCaaaacctctttttccttggtctcttcatggCCTTCAAACCGATTCAGCTTGGTCATATcagttgttgaaggaagagaggattcatgaacatcctgggcgaacatcattgatggagacttttgacctgtcactacctcttctaaaggaaccggcaaagcttggatcaaggaggtgggatcaaacccttctaaatcttcttcgaggGCTTTGATTGTTTGATTAACAGACTGTTGTTTTGCCCCTGGCTTGAATTTTCCTGCTACCAGCaggtcttggatagcatgcccaagtgcaatgcattcattagtggggtgcccctcttgggtgtgatagtcacagtATTGATTTGGATTTTACCAAAATGGTGGAGGATCCCTTACCAATCGCGGAGGAACCGTGCCCAGAAGTCCtagtttcttcaattcagcaTATGCAAGAGACCTAACCACACCCAAATCGGTGAACTCACGTTGTCTTGAATTTGCCATATTCGCCTccaaattttggctctgatattgCATTGTGTGGCTATACTGGCCATATGCCTTTCTGAGCAATTTGTCTTCAATACGCTTCCCTACGGccattagctcttcaaaagtctGGAGGTGTTGGTAGTAAAGGCAATCGTGATATTCTCCGTACAGATTCTCCAGGATCATCTCCACTTGTTCTGCTTCTGTCgggcgattccacatctttacggccttctctctaaacctcataatgaaattgtagaacccttcagtagggccttgccttagtgtctccaactctctccatgtgacatccacttcagtgttgtatgagtacTGCTTTGTAAAGGCTCTCACCACTGTTGATCAAGTCTGAGTCTGTGCCTGATCTAACTGTGTCAACTATCGCAAAGCAGGTCCAGCAAGCGAGTAGAGAAAAGTCTACCCCATTTGATTTTCCGTGAGGCCCCAAGATTTAGCCACTGtagcaaagattttgaggtgagctttaggatcacctgaaccatcaaatttatccaatttccatttgaagtcttcgggTATTTTTCCTTCAGGGAAGAACACCAAGTTATCTTCAGGCTCCTCGTGAACCGTGTCCTTGATAGcaatttcaagcttttcaactttATCCCTCATCATacgctccctttcagtctcgggATACTCCTGAGTTACGTTGATCAcgacatcttcttcctccatcataATCCTGGTGGGTAACCTAGACACTATCGGGACTACCCTGGGGGTCATTGGTTGAACACACTCCGGCTCCCTGAAAGTAGGTATTGTGCCTCCTTGGGACATGTCTTGTACTGTTTGCAAGATTTGCACCATAAGTTGCTTCATCTCTGCCACCTCAGCCTGTAATTGGTCCATTTGTCGACCTAACCATACTTCGGGTGGGATACTGCCTACCGAATCCATGGTGATTTTGTCTGGGAAAAGCCTGACCGAACTTTGCCTCACGATGTTGGGTGGAGAAGGGGAAGTCCTGAACACCTCTGAATTGGATCGGACCAATTTGGGTTAGCCTATTGTCATAACGGACTCACGCGGGTAACAGGAAGtcttttgatgtgaattgtgctttacaTAAGTCAAAGAGAATTATTTCTAGTCACAAGGAATTTACTTGAGTAtgtaaaatagtttttttattttaaacatttttttgtatcttatttttatcatttttttggtattttatttttatcattttgttttgtattttatttttatcattttttttttgtattttatttggctcaagtaatcgaagtcgTCATTGGAGCTTCTGATATTGTAGAAGTTCTCTCAGACCATACTTCAAATGCCATTGTCGtccaaacatttcttaaaaaGGAGAGGATTGACGACTATTTATTCTCATATCAGCCGTCTCCCCAACAACCTATAAATAGAAGTAGGGGACGACCAAAGCGGCTGCCCTTTCTCACACACATAACCCTAGCGGTTCTATGGACCCGTGTCATCCCTTTGTTGGGCGCATGGATTAGGCGATCTTGTTAATTAAATCTCCCACTCGCCCCCACAAGACTCATCAACACAATCGTTCATGTAAGCTTCTCTCTCTCGTACGTGTATCTCTTCATATGATAAATGGGATGTGTGACCTAACGAGATAAAACAAGGTAGGAGTgctatatcaagcttccatctaaccaacataggACATCACTGATAAACAATTTTGAAATACCTCTAACGATCCAACTATACCATATTTAGCATTCTCAATCCCTCATGATGAATAATGCTAATCCCAAATATGTAATGTACGCATaactatataaaaaataaatggaaaataCAAGAAATCGTGGAGCAATAAGTCAAAAAACAAAAGTGTATCATCGAATGGTCTTCCTTGAGCCCCTTCATATCAAAATGAGATCGTGGCTGGAATAAGCTTAAAATCATCAGATAAGTATTCATCGCTTCAATCCGATGTAAAGCATTTGGTACATTTACTCAATTGGTTCTTGATCTCGACATTTGGAACTCTTTGGGATCTATAATTTCATCTCTCcaattctttcatttcttttttttttatagtcaGGTCCAAAAAAAACCCCTAGAACATGTGGGGTCCATAACTTTATCTTTTTCCACCCTTTTTGTCCGTCAAACAAACATGCCTGATTGGAAAAATTGAGAAAGGGTTACCACCATTATATGTATAATATATAGTGATAAGAAATGCTATCCGGTGCTACAGCGCGGTGTGTACCCATGCTCATGTACGGTTGCACATAAAGTGATCAATGCATCTCTGGTCCTTTCCGTGCGACTGTACTTAGGCGAAGGTACACGCGGTGTTGCAACATCAAttcatttcccaaaaaaaaaaaaaaaaaaaccccacaacTAAGACAAGGATCTGACTATCCCGAGTTGTCATCCCCGACTCCATGACTCGGCAAGCTCGGTAAAAGCAGTCTGAGAGGACCCACCCTCCGCCCACGCAGCCAAAGCCTTCTCCGTTATCTCTCGACAGCGTTTGCTAATCTCTCTTCCGTCCTCCGACTCAATCAGCATTCTGACTCGCTTCTCAACCTCGGCAGCAACCGCAAACTCATCCTCTTCCGCTGCCTCCATTGGCAATGCCACCCTCATCTCCTCCACCAAAACCTCCTTATTCATATGCTGCTCTGCATAGAGCGGCCATGCCACCATTGGCACCCCAGCACACACAGCTTCCAAAACAGAGTTCCACCCGCAATGAGTCACGAATCCACCCACCGATTCTCGGTTCAATACCTCCACCTGCGGCGCCCATGACTTCACCACCAAACCCCTGTCTCTGGTCCGCTCCAGAAATCCCTTAGGCATCACAGCTTCAAGATCGAAATCCATGGTGGATATCGAAGACAGCCTCCTTGATTTATCGTCGATTGGTGGAGGGTTCTTCACCACCCACAAGAACCtctgtccactcctctcaagtCCAACAGCGATCTCTTCAATCTGCTTCACTGAAAACACGCCACGGCTGCCAAAACACAAGAACATAACGCTCCGACTCGGTTGCTTGTCAAGCCACGACAAACAGTCGGCCGCACCAGATTGATCTCTGGGTTCTGCAACCACTGGTCCAATACAGAAAATGGCCGGCGCTTGATTCCTGACCGCCTTGATTGCCTTTGGTTCTAGTGCCTCAATGGTATTTGTTATAATTCCCCTTGATTTGAGGAGAAGCATACCCAGATCCAACATCATATCGTAAAACTTGTTATTCCGATCGAGTAAATTTGGCCCCATTTGTGAAGCTCGAATTGGGGGCAATCCTGGGATTTGGAGAACAGTAGTGTTGCCAAGCTCTCTGAAGCTCTTGTTCGTCTGGTTATGGAGGTTTGGGAGGTGAAGGATCATGGCAACAAAAGAGGCGCCAGTGGGAAAATAGTAGTAAAGAGGGATGTTCAGCTCAGTGGCGACAGGGAAGGCTGGGTTGCATAAGAAATCGATCACAAGGGCTGCAATGGAGGAGGTTTCAGAGATGGTTTGGAGGGTGTGGAGAAGATTTGGGTTGTTGAGGTGAATTGATTCGAAGAATAAGACCGGTCGGTGGGGAGTGGGTGATGATGGATGGGAAGGAGGGTTGGGAAGAGCAGGTAAGCGATGGAAGGTTATTGAAGGGTCTGTGTTAGAGACATGATCGATATAAGGATCAATGGCGGCGGCCCTGTTAAAGTAGCCTGAAATGAGGACTGTGAGGGAGAAACGTTGGTTGTAGTGGCGAAGGATAAGCTTGCCCAGCTCAACCATAGAGACTAGATGGCCGATGGATGGGACTGGATAGAAAACTACAGtgtctttcattttcttcaccttccctttctctttctcttcgtGTATAATCAGAGTTTATCCTCAGATATCGGACTCGAAGGAAGAAAGACAATGCAATgaaaagggaaggtgaaatgtgAGATGTCAAGTGGGACTGATAAAGATCCTGTGCAGCTCTTTGCCCGGGCTGCACAAAGTGTTGCATCAAATCCGACTTCGggatgtaggggtgtcaatgggtcgggttgggccgggcctgcctaaaccctgaccctgaccctgaccctagaggccttaacctaaaccccgACCCTGATCTAATCCTGACAGGGCCAAGCAACCCTCAACCCCGACCCGATCCTGtcagggttttccctaacccggttcggcccgacccgaccctgatagggtcgaGCAGGATCGGGTTGGCCTGATTGACCCCCACCTTGACtttaaattttttcaaaaaataaaacattgaaGGGTTTTACTTTGCCCATCAGTTTAGAACTCAAAGAAAAACTCCTCTACAATGGAATTATATTGAGCCTTAGTTCTTGGTAGACAATCACAGAGATGAATCCTCAACataaacccaaaatttaagAGCTTAGCAAGCTCAAATCAATCCTCCAGAACTGAGAACAAAGATCCAATAATGCAGGAATAGAGAAGAATCAGCCATAGCCAGCGAAAATAGAGTGAACCTCTCTCAAATTTCAGATAGAAGAACTCCCACTCATCTCTCTGAAAATTTCACTTCGAAACCCCAgaaaaaataaccccaaatcgAAATTGTCAAACTCTATAAGAACCAGGATTTTTCTCTCCACCTCTATTCTTCTCACATCCCAGATGTTCCAACCCGTAGGGGTTCTTCTTGCCTTCGATTTATAGCCTGTTACCGTGTGCTGTGCGCCGGTCTCGATCTTTGAATCTTTGATGGTGATTATCAACAGTTTTTGCACTGAAATcaccacaaaaaacaaaaacaaaacagagagagagagagagagagagagagagagaggacagaaagaaagaaacaaaacaaaacactgTTTCTAGGCCAAATCTTCTTGTAGTAAAAAAAGACAAGCCCCAAAAAACCTAGAAATTCCCAAAAATCTCAACAGGACCGAAAAAGTGCTAATAGCTATGACCCATGGAAATTGGTCAACTTACAAACAAATATTAACAGAAGATGACCCTAGGTACGAGATGCAACCCTTTTTCTCGTCTCTAATTCACTTGGCAACTATATCCCTTCAGCCACATATAATGTAAAATCAGAGGTCACTAATCCAGCCAGTTCAACAAAGATTTGGAAGTGAAGCTGACTCATGAAATGAACTAGATCTTCATTCTTACTTGTCATAAGCCTAACAGTGTGTCAAGTAGCACTTGCAGAGAACTCAAAACCTCATAAGAACAGGAAGATGAACACATCTtgttcaccaccaccaccatcatcatcaaccacaCCCATGTGTGTGTGCGTACACATCCTGTTCACCACCATCATTATCATCTTCGAAGGAATATAAGTGTGTACCTGGAGGCCGTAGTGATTGATCGTCAAGGGAATCGATTCATCGAAGCAGCTAAAAGAAAGTGAAGGAAACTCATTACTCAAGGAAGGAGACTGAGGGAACTCAGggaaagtgaaaatgaaaaggaagCTTGATAGcagagaaggaggaagatggAGGCATGAGCGTCGAGCGGCGGCTTTTCGGATCTGGATAAGTGAAAATGAAAAGGGATttagattttagggtttactattggctttttgtctttttctttataatatatacattaatatataatattatatacctataacTAATatagggccgggccgggctaagccCAAGGTCTTATCCCGGAccggacccgacccgaccctgccagggtcagccaaaaacccaaccctaacccgccctttgGACTGGtagatcagggtcgggtccgaccgggctcagggcgggtttgggccagccgggcattattgacacccctaccggGACGTCCCTGGTTTGTTTAATGAAATTTGGTACGTGATAATGTGATACAACTTGTAATGATGAAAGTGCGCTATTTGGGTGCGGTGCTGTTGCCCCTGTGCCAAGACATAGGGGCGGGTGAAATGACCGTCGCACCTTTGGAAAATTATGTCTCTCCATTGGGGCACGGCAGTCATTTCGCCAACCCTTGTGTCTGGGTACAAGGGCAACATACCGCACACGCcctggcgttctctttcccattttttaattaatgtcTACATTTAATATCGATATGATACTTTGAATCATATAGtacatattttttaaaatagttCAAAGAATTATTAGACTAATTGAAACATTAAATTATTCAAATaagtttttgggaaaaaaaactttgtacaggattgtggcctacaccagcactccatgagtctatctctctcctccccatatgaaaaggcAGCTCTGCCCCCATGTTctaaggaggagagatagacacatgagagtgctggtgtagaccacactcctggacagaaaactcATTCCCTAAGTTTTTAGTCTAAATTTGTTGGAGTGGGTATTTCTTGTATTCTGCAGGtccacataattattattgggtTTATAATGGTCATTGAGTTGGGTTTTAGATCTATTAAATATACGGAATTGAAACTAAAATTGTGTGGGGATtaggatttgagttctcaataTATTGTCCCTGTCTGGAAAAGCCTTAGGCACAAGTAAAGGGAGATTACTTATGAGGTAGAGATTGGGAGATCACTTTATGAGGTAGAGAATGACATAGAGAGCTTTCCAATTCTAGTAGAAAATCTCTGGTTCTCTTAGGCGGATGTAGACTTCAATGTTGAATTGCGTTAAATTCCTTACggtgtgtgtgattgtttggtTGGTTTCTTCCTCGTGGTTGCATATTCATCCTCAACAAAAGATATTAAAACTAAGGTTGTGGCAGGGCTAGGGCGTGGCAACTCAGTGTGCCTCCGAGCATGAAGTCGGATAAGATCTCTGTTATCTCGCATGGAGGGATAGATGAGAAAGATCTTGATTGCTTCTGTGTAGAGGAAGAGATGTAAAGATCTCGGTTGCTCCCGCGTGGAGGGGGAAATTGTTGGGGTTCCACATAGAAGGTGAAAGTAATATTCACTCATTGGGTATGAGTAGCCTGATGTGGAGATTTATAGGTACTTGAGTAACCACTCCTTATTGAAGGAATTATATATGGTTATTCTATCAATGGCTGGTTAAATGGAGATTTTGATCATTGAATAGAAAGGTAAACATATGCATTTAGATTGATCGCATATCAAATTTTTTACTCAAATTCAATAAAAACTATCTCATGTTTATCCATGCATCCATTTATTTTCAATAGTCCATGTATTAGCATGTAACCTTGTATAATCCTCCACTAAACATGGATTTGATAGTTCTATTTTGTCAtatcataaatttcaatttaacTTGAATGAAGCTTTGCTTTCTCACCAATTAACACGGCATTTAGGtctaggttttagttttttattttggttaattaaattaaaatacataaatatgtattaatacaGCAATTAATACAATAATTAATACATGGACTAATACGGGTGCTTTTAAAAGTCATGTATGGAATTAAGCAACCCTATAGAATACGGTAAGAGTCGAGAATTTGAATTATACGATCGGGCACAGCAATTTATACGACAATTAATACATGAAATTACTAACTATGCTCCCAGCaccttggtggaattttttgaattaataaatCATGGTAGTGTTgtgttcaaaaaaaattttctattaCCATTTTTAagtttagggaaaattacatgccCCTCCCTTGTACTATGGTCTAATTACACCTTCTTCCCTTGCattttttcaattacattcTAACCCCCtctaatttgaaaagaaaattaccATTACACCCTTGCCGTTAGCATCTGTTTGTTAAGCGGTGGTGTGGCTTAGTAATATTTTTTCATAATTCCCAAACTAACCTTGGATCCTTGTGagatgacccttttacccttcttctgCAACTCCGCCCCCACCCTGCTTATGCAACCTTTGATAAAAAACGATGAGAATGGcacctttccttttcttcatccTCTCAAATTTTGATTGCCTACCATGTTCTTCCCTTTCTTACCGCTACAATCATCTTTAGTGAAGTTTCTTGTGCAGCCTCCGTTGGTTTTATTTGGGTCCACAAAATCGAAACCAAGAAGGCATATGCATCGAGCTTATTTTGTAGTTTCGGTCAGTGAGGGTTAAATGGAGACTATGATTAAAAGGGAATCAAGGGATTTTAGAGAGATAAGGTTAACCGAGAAACGGGAAACTTACTCGCTATAACTCAAATGAGAAACAATCTAGAGAGGGCTTTAGTCATGCTTGTTCCTGCTTTCGTTTTTCCAAAGTTTATTTCCCCCCGTCCCCCTAATTTGTGATTGAAACCCTCTCTTCAAAAGTAGTTCTGTAGTGTTAGTGTACCTTACTGAACTGAGCAcccatttccttttcttgtttgtaGAACTCAGCTAGAAGTTAAAGTGCAtctgtttttttcccccctttttccctttagttattttttttatttccttgtaATTCTTGTGGGGATTTGGAAGCATATTGTGTTATGGATTGAGTAATTTCATATGGTTTTATTTGTAATATTTTGATCATTCATCCAAGCTTTTGATTTGAAGCTAATGGAAATTTTACCCATGCTTTTGGGGCTGTTGAAGGTGAATTCTGTAAAAGAATTGAGTGGACATATTTGTTAGCTTTGTGggaatgaaattgaaattacaaTAGATGGAGAGCCCTTTGTTGCCTGTAATGAATGTGTTTTCCCAGTCTGCAACCCTTGTTATAAGTATGAGAGAAGAGGGAGCAATCAAGCTTGCCCTCAATGCTAAGTAAGATCAGGGAAGGTAGAGATGGCGGTTTAGTGAGGGATTTAGGGCATGGTGAGTGAGGGTTTCGGTTGGTGgcaggaagaagatgatgatggagaagaaaagaaaaagaagatcaaCAGAGGTGGAGAAGGTTTAGTTGGGTTACCTACAGTTAAGGTGTAGTGAAGTGGAGAGGAAGAGATGGGGAGGTACTCCATTTTTATTCTCCTGGCTCAAAGAAGATGTCGGCCATTGTATTTTTTCAAAACTTTCGTTTCTGTCGAAGCTTACAGGAGAAACCTTGGAGCTCGCTGGAGATGAAGGCCagaccctatttttttttttttaatggaaataaaaattaatattacTGAGAGAAAGGGCTTACAGAGTTATGGACAGGCCATATATTCATATAATTGCAACATTTGAAAATTATACTAGTGAAGTTATTCATTGCATCAGCTAGATCAAAGTAATATTTGATTAAATTCCAGGGGATGCGAGTTGAGGGGGTAGGATGAAATAAGTCAAAGAGCTCCATGCTTGAACAGATGATTTCTTTAGTTTTTGGGTTTCGTTGCTTCGCGAATCTCCATCCTTGGACAATCCCAAAAAGCTCTGCTTTCTTTGCATCTGATGTAGACTATCTACCTGCATCTATTATTACACCCTGGCCAGCTATCAAGATTGAAACAGTCCAACTGGTTATTTTAAGATCTGGTCATATAAGCTTGCGTTGTATATCCAGATTAGTAATCATTGGAGGAATATTTTGGGCGTGTGCTAGGTTGTGAAGATGAGTTAGATGATAATTAAAGTGAGGGGAGGGTGAATATTCATATTTTTAATCCATTTGAAAATATCATTGAGAACCAACATCGGGTCGGCTTTGGAAGTCCCTAAAATAACCTTGTTTCTAacattccaaataaaataactagTAATCATTAAAACAGAGAAAACCCAGGTCAAGGATTGTTTATCAAAAACTTGAGAAGAAAAGATTGAAACACAGAGATGTGTGAGAGAAGGGCCGGAGAGGTGCTCGGTTCTTAATCCGATGGGGTCAGATGCCCAGatacgcttagtccaatcacatgacAAGAAAAGGTGCCAGATTGATTCATCTTTAGATCCACATAATGCACATGTAGGTTCGACGGGCATCCATTTTGAGATAGTCGCTTTGACAGGTAGTCCTGCATTCAAGACACGCCAAAAGAAGAGTTTAAATCTCGGGTGAATATTAATTTTCCAGAAAAGTGCCACCATTTGGAAAACATGAAGATaagggtagggatgtaaacggatcggatttggcttggatagtgctatatccgcatctgcatccgattagctttcggatggattcggatagtgctaaacggatacggacatggatacagATCCGATATTTTATCCGTGTACATGTTAATATaacttttcagatagctatagcctatccgtatccgtatccgtttagctttcggacggattcggatagtgctaaacgaatacggacacgaatacgaaaacggatttcggctattcatttacatccctagataaGGGTAGCAGTGTAATTTTATTTCTGATGTTTtaatataagggtaaaatagttttttccaaactaaaactaacaatagactaacaccgtcaacAAGAGGGGGTCTAGGTGTAATTGGGAAAAAAACAAGGGTGGAAggtgtaattaggccatagtataTGGGAGGGGCATATAATTCTCCCTTGATTTTATAATATCTAATCTAGGGAGTAGGATGGAAATTTATCCGCCCAAGTGCACCACACTTAGAAATCCAACcgtccacccaacacttgagaggataaaaagatgtcactgcccatgtttttacAGTTGGATTCCCAAATGTGGTGCACtacgcacttgagaggatgaaaatctgAGCAGGATTCCTGATTTGGTAGATGCAGGAAAAAATCTCATTAACACCATATGGATAATAGGATGGGGTTAAATTTTATGGACATGTAGATTACATGGTCCCTTGTTCAATTCCAATGTCAAGTTTAAACCTAACCTAAGTAAGCCACATGGTAAAATTacgaaaaaaaaaccaaaagaagtaaAACCCAAAGATTGAAAAGAAGGTGCACGGAAATACATGGGAGGGCATGACAATACATGAGAAGGCATATTGTTTGCGCTCCTAAAAATATTGAGATGTCTAGACCTTAAGGACTCCTTTACTTGAGGCTTGCCTGGTCAAGTTGGGATGGAGATTGTTAGATAATACTCTAAGTCCTTGGTCGTCTATTCTTAAGGCCATATATTTTTCTCATCTCTCTTTACAAGACAACTCCGTACTTCAATTCAAAAAGGGGTCTTAGACTTGAAATAATATCATTAGTATTTTACCTGAGTTAAGGAAAACGGTTTATATTTGTGTAGGGGACGGATCTTACACAAGAAAATGGGATGATCATTCGATTCCTAGTCTTAATAATTTGAGGTTGCCCTCAACTGTGAATATAGCTAATGGAAAAACACATAAGAATGGTAAGGATTTTTACCTCTCAGGAAGAAACTCATAAAACGGAATTGAATGCAATTTGCTCATAGTTACAAACCCCGCGAACCACGCAAGTCTGATCTACGTACGTACATGTTAGGTTTCTCCAATGGAGAGATCACACTACAAATCCTAGGGAGATGATGGATTTCCTAGAGA includes these proteins:
- the LOC122643249 gene encoding UDP-glycosyltransferase 88F4-like, whose amino-acid sequence is MVELGKLILRHYNQRFSLTVLISGYFNRAAAIDPYIDHVSNTDPSITFHRLPALPNPPSHPSSPTPHRPVLFFESIHLNNPNLLHTLQTISETSSIAALVIDFLCNPAFPVATELNIPLYYYFPTGASFVAMILHLPNLHNQTNKSFRELGNTTVLQIPGLPPIRASQMGPNLLDRNNKFYDMMLDLGMLLLKSRGIITNTIEALEPKAIKAVRNQAPAIFCIGPVVAEPRDQSGAADCLSWLDKQPSRSVMFLCFGSRGVFSVKQIEEIAVGLERSGQRFLWVVKNPPPIDDKSRRLSSISTMDFDLEAVMPKGFLERTRDRGLVVKSWAPQVEVLNRESVGGFVTHCGWNSVLEAVCAGVPMVAWPLYAEQHMNKEVLVEEMRVALPMEAAEEDEFAVAAEVEKRVRMLIESEDGREISKRCREITEKALAAWAEGGSSQTAFTELAESWSRG